In Armatimonadota bacterium, the genomic stretch TCCCGCCGGCGGAGGTGGGGCAGATCTTCAACGAATTCTACCGCGCCAGCAATGCGCGCGAGAGCTCCGAGGAGGGCACCGGCCTAGGGCTGTCCATCGTCAACGCTATCTGCTACGCCCACCGGGCGGAGATCACGGTCGAGAGCGAGCCCGGCTGCGGCGCCACCTTCCGCGTGCGCTTCCCGGCCGGGGGGGCCGGCGGGGCGGAGGACGCGTCCTCGCCGTGACCGGGAGCGCCCGCCTGCAACCGCTGGCCGCCGCGCGCGAATGTGCGACGCGCCGACAAGCGGCCCGCAGGACGCCGCTGCTGCGTCGCCGAAAACCGTCAGCGTCGTGATCCCAACTCAATCGCTGCCCGGGGTGTCGGAGCAGCGGGGAAAGAGGCGAGATGGCCAGCAAGAAGATCGTGGACCAACTCAACAAGGCGCGCGCGCGGGAGCTGCAGGTGGTGATGCAGTACATGATGCAGCACTACACCGCCACCGGGGTGGAGAGCCTGCCGGTGATTGACATGTTCAAGGAGGTCGCGGTCGAGGAGATGAAGCACGCCGAGGCCCTGGGCGAGCGCATTGACTACCTGGGCGGGACGCCCACCAAGCAGCCGGATCCCATCACGCCGGGCAAGAACCTGCGCGAAATGTTGAAGCTCGACCTCGAGGCGGAGGAGGAAGCGATCACCCTCTACCGCGACATCATCAAGCTGTGCGAAAAAGAGGGCGATGTCACCTCGCGCACGATGATGGAGGGCATCCTCGCCGACGAGGAGGACCACGCCAACCAGTTCCAGACCGCGCTGGGCCGGTAGGCCGGAGCCTGCCCTGAGCTTGTCGAAGGGCGTTTCATCTGGCGGTGGCTGTCTGGGCAGGGGCGACCCGCCGGACCTGCGTTGAGCGCAGCCGAAGAGTC encodes the following:
- a CDS encoding ferritin-like domain-containing protein, which translates into the protein MASKKIVDQLNKARARELQVVMQYMMQHYTATGVESLPVIDMFKEVAVEEMKHAEALGERIDYLGGTPTKQPDPITPGKNLREMLKLDLEAEEEAITLYRDIIKLCEKEGDVTSRTMMEGILADEEDHANQFQTALGR